In a single window of the Magnolia sinica isolate HGM2019 chromosome 7, MsV1, whole genome shotgun sequence genome:
- the LOC131250711 gene encoding uncharacterized protein LOC131250711, with translation MGPHFPPILSVLIIFTIIITSHSPLSIGSSPPLPPARQDRPNSISPVPSSLSEFTSPPPPHRRHSPLPSSLSDFTPPSRQRSRGPGGRADHHRQIKKSPRHNFNLGKKIGLLFIGVAAILQVAVAGFLVFKGWRIAKMKDRGNDRST, from the coding sequence ATGGGCCCGCACTTTCCACCAATCCTGTCCGTTCTGATCATATTCACAATCATTATCACAAGCCATTCTCCTCTCTCCATCGGCTCTTCGCCGCCGCTGCCACCGGCGCGGCAGGACCGTCCCAATTCCATCTCACCTGTTCCCTCATCACTCTCAGAATTTACATCCCCGCCACCGCCCCACCGCCGTCACAGTCCTCTGCCCTCGTCACTCTCAGACTTTACGCCGCCATCGCGCCAGCGTTCTCGGGGTCCGGGTGGAAGAGCCGATCACCACCGTCAAATTAAGAAGTCCCCGCGGCACAATTTCAATCTGGGGAAGAAGATTGGGCTCCTGTTTATAGGCGTCGCTGCCATCTTGCAGGTTGCTGTTGCGGGGTTCCTGGTTTTTAAGGGATGGCGGATTGCGAAGATGAAAGACCGAGGAAACGATCGTTCAACTTGA